The Roseicyclus marinus genome has a segment encoding these proteins:
- a CDS encoding HpcH/HpaI aldolase/citrate lyase family protein, whose amino-acid sequence MSHTLHPLRRQRLQRSELAVPASNPTMIDKAATSAADYVFLDLEDAVAPPEKTQARKNAIEALNDIDWAGLGKTVSVRINGLDTHYMYRDVVDVMEQAGDRVHTLLVPKVGVPADLYMVEALVNQIEQGTGVETRVGIEALIETALGMANVEAIAQFGGRLEALHFGVADYAASMRARTTNIGGLNPDYPGDQWHASITRMVIACRAYGLRAIDGPFGDFSDPDGYVAGARRAAALGCEGKWAIHPSQVAMANEVFSPPEAEVTKARRIIAELKAAEAQGKGAASLDGKMIDAASEKMAKNVIDMAEAIAARAPLAAE is encoded by the coding sequence ATGTCCCACACGCTCCACCCCCTCCGCCGCCAGCGCCTGCAGCGTTCGGAACTGGCCGTTCCCGCCTCCAACCCCACGATGATCGACAAGGCCGCGACCTCCGCCGCCGATTACGTCTTTCTCGACCTCGAAGATGCCGTGGCACCCCCCGAAAAGACGCAGGCCCGCAAGAATGCGATCGAGGCGCTCAACGACATCGACTGGGCCGGCTTGGGCAAGACCGTCTCGGTCCGCATCAACGGGCTCGACACCCATTACATGTATCGCGACGTGGTCGACGTGATGGAACAGGCGGGCGACCGGGTCCACACGCTCCTCGTGCCCAAGGTCGGCGTGCCCGCCGATCTCTACATGGTCGAGGCACTGGTCAACCAGATCGAACAGGGCACTGGCGTTGAAACCCGCGTGGGGATCGAGGCGCTGATCGAAACAGCGCTCGGCATGGCCAATGTGGAGGCCATCGCCCAATTCGGCGGGCGGCTCGAGGCGCTCCATTTCGGCGTCGCCGATTACGCGGCCTCCATGCGCGCGCGCACCACCAATATCGGCGGGCTCAACCCCGATTACCCCGGCGATCAATGGCATGCTTCGATCACGCGCATGGTCATCGCCTGCCGCGCCTATGGCTTGCGCGCCATCGACGGACCTTTCGGCGATTTCTCCGACCCCGACGGCTATGTCGCCGGTGCCCGCCGCGCCGCCGCCCTTGGCTGCGAGGGCAAATGGGCCATCCACCCCAGCCAGGTCGCCATGGCCAACGAGGTGTTCAGCCCCCCCGAGGCCGAGGTGACCAAGGCCCGCCGCATCATCGCGGAACTCAAGGCCGCCGAGGCGCAGGGCAAGGGCGCCGCCAGCCTCGACGGCAAGATGATCGACGCCGCCTCCGAGAAGATGGCGAAAAACGTGATCGACATGGCCGAAGCCATCGCCGCCCGCGCCCCCCTCGCCGCCGAATGA
- a CDS encoding malate--CoA ligase subunit beta, with protein MDIHEHQAKSILSDFGVPVPRGHLAFSPEQAAHASRQLGGPCVVKAQIHSGGRGAAGGVRLCQTEGEVRSFAASLLGKTLVTKQTGATGKIVERLWIEEATDIAQEIYLGFVLDRKSERIMIVASGHGGMEIEDLAESDPDSLVRMVIDPAAGLVDYQARELAFRLGLSGKQIGQFVTTLRACYRAYRDLDAMMVEINPLAITGAGDLVALDAKMSFDTNALYRRPTVAALRDPGQEDPREASAHDNGLAYVGLDGDIGCIINGAGLAMATMDMIKLAGGAPANFLDIGGGASPERVVTAFRTVLTDPNVGVILVNIFAGINRCDWIAKGVVQAYQEVGLTLPVIVRLSGTNVEEGREIIRQSGLPLLSADTLAEAARLAVRARPTPLAAE; from the coding sequence ATGGACATCCACGAACATCAGGCCAAATCCATCCTGTCCGATTTCGGCGTCCCCGTGCCGCGCGGCCATCTCGCCTTCAGCCCCGAACAGGCCGCCCATGCCAGCCGTCAACTCGGCGGCCCCTGCGTGGTCAAGGCGCAGATCCATTCCGGCGGGCGCGGGGCCGCAGGCGGCGTGCGGCTCTGCCAGACCGAGGGTGAGGTGCGCAGCTTCGCCGCCTCCCTCCTTGGCAAGACCCTCGTGACGAAACAGACAGGCGCGACAGGCAAGATCGTCGAACGCCTCTGGATCGAGGAAGCCACCGACATCGCGCAGGAAATCTACCTCGGCTTCGTCCTCGACCGGAAATCCGAGCGCATCATGATCGTCGCCTCCGGCCACGGCGGGATGGAGATCGAGGATCTGGCGGAATCCGATCCCGACAGCCTCGTGCGCATGGTCATCGACCCCGCCGCAGGCCTTGTCGATTACCAGGCCCGCGAACTGGCCTTCCGCCTCGGCCTTTCGGGCAAGCAGATCGGCCAATTCGTCACCACCTTGCGCGCCTGCTACCGCGCCTATCGCGATCTCGACGCGATGATGGTCGAAATCAACCCGCTCGCCATCACGGGCGCGGGCGATCTGGTCGCGCTAGACGCGAAAATGTCCTTCGACACCAACGCCCTCTACCGCCGCCCCACGGTCGCAGCGCTGCGCGATCCGGGGCAGGAAGACCCGCGCGAGGCAAGCGCCCATGACAACGGTCTGGCCTATGTCGGCCTCGACGGCGACATAGGCTGCATCATCAACGGCGCAGGCCTCGCCATGGCCACGATGGACATGATCAAGCTCGCGGGCGGCGCGCCCGCCAATTTCCTCGACATCGGCGGCGGCGCCTCGCCCGAACGGGTCGTCACCGCCTTTCGCACCGTCCTGACCGATCCCAATGTCGGCGTGATCCTCGTCAACATCTTCGCGGGCATCAACCGCTGCGACTGGATCGCCAAGGGCGTCGTGCAAGCCTACCAGGAGGTCGGCCTGACCCTTCCCGTCATCGTCCGCCTCTCGGGCACGAACGTCGAGGAAGGGCGCGAGATCATCCGCCAATCCGGCCTGCCCCTCCTCTCCGCCGACACGCTGGCCGAGGCCGCCAGACTGGCCGTCCGCGCCCGTCCCACCCCCCTTGCCGCCGAATAA
- the sucD gene encoding succinate--CoA ligase subunit alpha encodes MAILITRDTRVIIQGMSGRIGQFHAEEMIAYGTNVVGGVTPGKGGETLLGRPLFNTVREAVEATGADASLLFVPPAFAADAMMEAADAGIKTAVCVTDGLPAQDMMKVKRFLKRYPRERKMRLIGPNCAGMISPGIGFMGIMPPHIYKQGRVGIVGRSGTLGYEAASQMSALGIGVSSSIGIGGDPINGSSFRDILELFENDEDTDAVIMIGEIGGPQEAEAAQFVRDHMTKPVAAYVAGLSAPKGRKMGHAGAIISAFGESAQEKVEILQDAGIMVAPNPSSMGDTVARMLGHKVAA; translated from the coding sequence ATGGCCATTCTGATCACCAGGGATACCCGCGTCATCATCCAGGGCATGTCCGGCCGCATCGGCCAATTCCATGCCGAGGAGATGATCGCCTATGGCACGAATGTCGTGGGCGGCGTCACGCCGGGCAAGGGCGGCGAAACGCTTCTCGGCCGCCCGCTGTTCAACACCGTCCGCGAGGCGGTGGAGGCGACGGGCGCCGATGCCTCCCTCCTCTTCGTGCCCCCCGCCTTCGCCGCCGACGCGATGATGGAGGCCGCCGATGCGGGCATCAAAACCGCCGTCTGCGTCACCGATGGCCTGCCCGCCCAGGACATGATGAAGGTCAAACGCTTCCTCAAACGCTACCCGCGCGAGCGCAAGATGCGCCTCATCGGCCCCAATTGCGCAGGGATGATCAGCCCCGGCATCGGCTTCATGGGCATCATGCCGCCCCATATCTACAAACAGGGCCGCGTCGGCATCGTGGGCCGCTCGGGTACGCTCGGCTACGAGGCCGCCTCCCAGATGTCGGCCCTCGGCATCGGCGTCTCGTCTTCCATCGGCATCGGGGGCGATCCGATCAACGGCTCCTCCTTCCGCGACATCCTCGAGCTGTTCGAGAATGACGAGGACACAGATGCCGTGATCATGATCGGCGAAATCGGCGGCCCGCAGGAGGCGGAGGCCGCACAATTCGTCCGCGACCACATGACAAAACCGGTCGCGGCCTATGTCGCGGGCCTCTCCGCCCCCAAGGGCCGCAAGATGGGCCATGCGGGCGCGATCATCTCGGCCTTTGGCGAAAGCGCGCAGGAAAAGGTCGAAATCTTGCAAGATGCGGGGATCATGGTCGCGCCCAACCCCTCCTCCATGGGCGACACCGTGGCCCGGATGCTCGGCCACAAGGTGGCGGCATGA
- a CDS encoding FAS1-like dehydratase domain-containing protein, giving the protein MSRVESFAMATLRDAEDWIGRTEERWGCLTPELAGMMSAAVSHPLSLPRDTRRGGLLPRLWHWAAFPEFVPLAQLGQDGHPELGDFLPPLAFRRRMWAAGALTFHGSLRIGERLRRKSTIRSVTPKSGATGDMVFVTVDHQVEGETGSFVEERQDIVYLHIPEVFTPPKRLPELENPDFDETVAITEARLFRFSAATFNAHRIHYDLPYAQQVEKYPALVTHGPMQAIMLMETAKRHTGVPPRRFSFRGVHPMFHNHDLRLQGKLAPNGKTMELGTATPEGYLGMTAQAEWD; this is encoded by the coding sequence ATGAGCCGCGTGGAATCCTTCGCCATGGCGACCCTGCGCGACGCCGAGGATTGGATCGGCCGGACCGAGGAACGCTGGGGCTGCCTGACGCCGGAACTGGCGGGCATGATGTCGGCGGCGGTCTCCCATCCCCTGTCCCTGCCGCGCGACACGCGGCGGGGCGGGCTTCTGCCCCGGCTCTGGCATTGGGCGGCCTTCCCCGAATTCGTGCCGCTCGCCCAACTGGGTCAGGACGGCCACCCCGAACTGGGGGATTTCCTGCCGCCCCTGGCCTTTCGCCGCCGCATGTGGGCGGCGGGCGCGCTGACCTTTCACGGCTCCCTGCGCATCGGGGAACGGCTCCGCCGCAAATCCACCATCCGCTCCGTCACGCCCAAATCGGGGGCCACGGGCGACATGGTCTTCGTCACCGTCGACCACCAGGTCGAAGGCGAAACCGGCAGTTTCGTCGAGGAACGGCAAGATATCGTCTACCTCCATATCCCCGAGGTCTTCACGCCCCCCAAACGCCTCCCCGAACTGGAAAATCCCGATTTCGACGAAACCGTGGCCATCACCGAGGCGCGGCTCTTCCGCTTTTCGGCGGCCACCTTCAACGCCCATCGCATCCATTACGACCTGCCCTATGCACAACAGGTCGAAAAATACCCCGCCCTCGTCACCCATGGGCCGATGCAGGCGATCATGCTGATGGAAACGGCCAAGCGCCACACCGGCGTGCCGCCCAGGCGCTTCAGCTTCCGGGGGGTCCATCCGATGTTCCACAACCACGACCTGCGCCTGCAGGGCAAGCTTGCCCCCAATGGCAAGACCATGGAACTCGGCACCGCCACGCCCGAGGGCTATCTTGGCATGACCGCACAGGCGGAGTGGGATTGA
- a CDS encoding CoA transferase, with protein sequence MGVLNGMRVVESSAFVAVPLAGMTLAQMGAEVIRFDLPTGGMDATRWPIAPNGQSLFWAGMNKGKRSIAIDVKTPRGREIAQEIICAPGDDAGLFITNLATPGWTDHATLAARRADLVSVTLRGDRHGRPAVDYTVNPAVGFPMATGPEGSTDPVAHALPAWDAIAGGLVVSGLLAAERHRLRHGTGQAVDLTLKDVAAAMLGHLGIIAEHALTGQTRGRAGNSLYGAYGQDFQCADGRRVMVIGLTARQWQNLLKVTGLSEPMAALATALGADFRDEGARWHARHAITAILSPWFAARSVADFAESFDRAGVTWSEFRSFSQAIEEDPDLSPDNPIFSQIDQPGLGRFLVPGTPFGFSGHERETVTPAPLLGQHTEAVLADVARLPDHEIAELFDQGIVTQPGREALRRAS encoded by the coding sequence ATGGGCGTTCTCAACGGTATGCGCGTCGTCGAATCCTCCGCCTTCGTAGCCGTGCCGCTGGCGGGCATGACTTTGGCGCAGATGGGGGCCGAGGTGATCCGCTTCGACCTGCCTACGGGCGGCATGGATGCGACCCGCTGGCCCATCGCGCCGAACGGCCAAAGCCTGTTCTGGGCGGGCATGAACAAGGGCAAACGCTCCATCGCCATCGACGTGAAAACGCCGCGCGGGCGCGAAATCGCGCAGGAAATCATCTGCGCCCCGGGCGACGACGCGGGGCTTTTCATCACCAATCTCGCAACGCCCGGCTGGACCGATCACGCGACCCTTGCCGCTCGCCGCGCCGATCTGGTCTCGGTCACGCTGCGCGGCGACCGCCACGGGCGGCCCGCCGTCGATTACACCGTCAATCCCGCCGTGGGCTTTCCCATGGCCACCGGCCCTGAGGGATCGACCGACCCGGTGGCCCATGCGCTGCCCGCATGGGATGCCATCGCGGGCGGGCTCGTCGTCTCGGGACTTCTCGCCGCTGAACGCCACAGGCTCCGCCACGGCACGGGCCAGGCCGTCGATCTGACGCTGAAAGACGTGGCCGCGGCCATGCTCGGCCATCTGGGCATCATCGCCGAACACGCGCTGACAGGCCAAACCCGGGGGCGCGCGGGCAACAGCCTTTACGGGGCCTATGGTCAGGATTTCCAATGCGCCGACGGCAGGCGCGTCATGGTCATCGGCCTGACCGCGCGGCAATGGCAGAACCTCCTCAAGGTCACCGGGCTGTCCGAACCCATGGCAGCGCTCGCCACGGCCCTCGGCGCCGATTTCCGGGACGAGGGCGCGCGCTGGCACGCCCGCCACGCGATCACCGCGATCCTTTCCCCGTGGTTCGCCGCCCGCAGTGTCGCCGATTTCGCCGAAAGCTTCGACCGCGCAGGCGTCACATGGTCCGAATTCCGCAGCTTTTCCCAAGCGATCGAGGAAGACCCCGACCTGTCGCCCGACAACCCGATCTTTTCGCAGATCGACCAACCGGGCCTTGGCCGCTTCCTCGTCCCCGGCACGCCCTTCGGCTTTTCCGGTCACGAGCGCGAAACCGTCACCCCCGCGCCGCTTCTGGGCCAACACACGGAAGCCGTGCTTGCCGATGTCGCGCGCCTGCCCGACCACGAGATCGCTGAGCTGTTCGATCAGGGCATCGTCACCCAACCGGGGCGGGAGGCGCTCCGCCGCGCCTCCTGA
- the kynU gene encoding kynureninase → MTILRKHLFDIPEGMIYLDGNSLGPLPKSVPARLARAVTEEWGAHLIKGWNLDGWMAQPARVGDAVGRLIGAPEGSVVMGDTLSIKVYQALSAALQISPKRKQILSDLGNFPTDLYIAKGLLTHLDQGHELRLVEPEDVADAITEEVAVVMLTQVDYRTGRMHDMAAITARAHAVGAVVIWDLAHSAGAVPVDLAGCGAEFAVGCSYKYLNGGPGAPAFIYVRPDLADRVRPALAGWLGHEAPFAFDLDYRPGPGVARMRVGTPPVLQMTALEAALEVWEGVEMAALRAASVALCETFIAEVEARCPELVLASPRDAAMRGSQVSFRFEQGYAAMQALIARDVIGDFRAPDIMRFGFTPLYVSEDEVIRAASILEEVIRDRLWDRPEYRARQAVT, encoded by the coding sequence ATGACGATCTTGCGCAAACATCTGTTCGATATCCCCGAGGGGATGATCTATCTGGACGGCAACTCCTTGGGGCCATTGCCGAAATCGGTTCCGGCGCGGCTGGCGCGGGCGGTGACGGAGGAATGGGGCGCGCATCTGATCAAGGGGTGGAACCTTGACGGGTGGATGGCGCAGCCGGCCCGGGTTGGCGATGCGGTCGGGCGGCTGATCGGGGCGCCTGAGGGCAGCGTGGTGATGGGCGACACGCTGTCGATCAAGGTTTACCAGGCGTTATCGGCGGCGCTCCAAATCTCACCGAAACGTAAACAGATCCTGTCAGATCTTGGGAATTTCCCAACGGACCTCTACATCGCAAAGGGTTTGTTAACCCATCTGGATCAAGGCCACGAGTTGCGGCTGGTCGAGCCCGAAGATGTCGCCGATGCGATCACCGAAGAGGTCGCGGTGGTGATGCTGACGCAGGTCGATTACCGCACCGGCCGGATGCATGACATGGCGGCGATCACGGCGCGCGCGCATGCGGTTGGCGCGGTGGTGATCTGGGACCTGGCCCATAGCGCGGGCGCGGTGCCGGTCGATCTGGCGGGATGCGGCGCGGAATTCGCGGTGGGCTGCAGCTACAAGTATCTCAACGGCGGTCCCGGCGCGCCGGCCTTCATCTATGTCCGGCCCGATCTGGCCGATAGGGTCCGGCCCGCGCTGGCGGGATGGTTGGGGCATGAAGCGCCCTTTGCCTTCGATCTGGATTATCGGCCCGGCCCCGGGGTGGCGCGGATGCGGGTGGGCACGCCGCCTGTCTTGCAGATGACCGCGCTGGAAGCGGCGCTGGAGGTCTGGGAGGGCGTGGAGATGGCGGCGCTCCGCGCGGCCTCGGTCGCCTTGTGCGAGACCTTTATCGCGGAGGTGGAGGCGCGCTGCCCGGAGCTGGTGCTGGCGAGCCCGCGCGATGCCGCGATGCGGGGCAGCCAGGTGTCGTTCCGGTTCGAGCAGGGCTATGCCGCGATGCAGGCGTTGATTGCGCGGGATGTGATCGGGGATTTCCGCGCGCCCGATATCATGCGGTTCGGCTTTACCCCGCTTTACGTCTCGGAAGACGAGGTGATCCGCGCGGCCTCTATCCTCGAGGAGGTCATCCGGGACAGGTTGTGGGACCGTCCCGAATACCGCGCGCGGCAGGCTGTGACGTGA
- a CDS encoding tryptophan 2,3-dioxygenase, with translation MTDAYDPASDGAQMSYAREMSYGDYLALEGLLEGQKPLSDAHDEMLFIIQHQTSELWMRLAIHELTAARAGLAGGEIRPVFKMLTRVARIFEQLNGAWDVLRTMTPSEYTAFRDDLGKSSGFQSHQYRRIEFMLGNRNMAMLKVHEHRPALHAALVAEVAEKSLYHVALDRLGAAMEQDFSEHYRMEAPHQAQDAIRDAWARVYEAPQEQWELYELAEKLVDLEDYFRRWRFNHVTTVERIIGFKRGTGGTSGVQYLRRMLEVELFPELWQVRGQL, from the coding sequence ATGACCGACGCCTATGATCCCGCCTCTGACGGCGCGCAGATGTCCTATGCGCGGGAGATGAGCTACGGCGATTACCTTGCGCTCGAAGGCTTGCTGGAGGGGCAAAAGCCGCTGTCCGATGCGCATGACGAGATGCTGTTCATCATCCAGCACCAGACGAGCGAATTGTGGATGCGGCTTGCGATCCATGAATTGACGGCGGCGCGCGCGGGTCTTGCGGGTGGTGAAATAAGGCCTGTTTTCAAGATGTTGACGCGGGTGGCGCGGATATTCGAGCAGTTGAACGGGGCCTGGGACGTGCTCAGGACAATGACACCGTCCGAATACACGGCCTTTCGCGACGATCTGGGAAAATCCTCGGGATTCCAGTCACATCAGTATCGGCGCATCGAATTCATGCTGGGCAATCGCAACATGGCGATGCTGAAGGTGCATGAACACAGGCCCGCGCTTCATGCCGCGCTGGTGGCGGAAGTGGCGGAAAAATCCCTTTATCATGTGGCACTTGACCGGCTTGGCGCGGCGATGGAGCAGGATTTTTCGGAGCATTACCGGATGGAGGCCCCGCATCAGGCCCAGGACGCGATCCGGGACGCCTGGGCGCGGGTCTACGAGGCGCCGCAAGAGCAGTGGGAACTCTACGAGCTGGCCGAGAAACTCGTTGATCTGGAAGACTATTTTCGGCGTTGGCGGTTCAATCACGTGACCACGGTGGAGCGGATCATCGGCTTCAAACGGGGCACGGGCGGGACATCGGGGGTGCAATATCTGCGGCGGATGCTGGAGGTGGAGCTGTTTCCCGAGCTTTGGCAGGTCAGGGGGCAGCTATGA
- a CDS encoding metal ABC transporter permease: MGAEFVQFSLAPILIGVLASVACALPGNFLILRRQALIGDAISHVVLPGIVVAFLVTGTVAAFPMLMGAGMAALVAVVLIEAIRRLGGIEPGAAMGVVFTSLFAGGVLLLEQSDTSGVHLDVEHALMGNLETLIWLRAEGWGSLFDPVALAGLPPELPRMAVVAALIGCLTWVFWRPLKLSTFDEGFARAIGLPVSAISLGLVVTAAVAAVAAFDAVGSIIVIAMFICPPAAARLMTDSLSAQVWWSLGFAILSAILGYVLAGYGPIWLGFANSVSAAGMIATVSGVILGLACLVGPRRARVGVSAGA, from the coding sequence ATGGGGGCTGAATTCGTTCAGTTTTCCCTCGCGCCGATCCTGATCGGGGTTCTGGCCTCTGTCGCCTGCGCGCTGCCGGGGAATTTCCTGATCCTGCGGCGGCAGGCGCTGATCGGGGATGCGATTTCGCATGTGGTTTTGCCCGGGATCGTGGTGGCCTTTCTGGTCACGGGCACGGTTGCGGCCTTTCCCATGCTCATGGGGGCGGGGATGGCCGCGCTGGTCGCGGTCGTGCTGATCGAGGCGATCCGCCGTCTGGGCGGGATCGAGCCGGGGGCGGCGATGGGTGTTGTTTTCACATCGCTTTTTGCCGGTGGCGTGCTGCTGTTGGAGCAATCGGACACAAGCGGCGTGCATCTCGATGTCGAACATGCGCTGATGGGCAATCTGGAAACGCTGATCTGGCTCAGGGCCGAGGGATGGGGGAGCCTTTTCGATCCCGTGGCCTTGGCGGGCCTGCCGCCGGAATTGCCGCGCATGGCCGTGGTTGCGGCGTTGATCGGCTGTCTGACCTGGGTTTTCTGGCGTCCCCTGAAGCTGTCGACCTTTGACGAAGGCTTTGCGCGCGCCATCGGCTTGCCGGTCTCGGCCATCTCCCTGGGGCTGGTCGTGACGGCGGCGGTGGCGGCGGTCGCGGCCTTTGATGCGGTCGGATCGATCATCGTGATCGCGATGTTCATCTGCCCGCCCGCCGCCGCGCGGTTGATGACCGACAGCCTGTCGGCGCAGGTCTGGTGGTCGCTTGGCTTTGCGATCCTGTCGGCGATTTTGGGTTATGTTCTCGCGGGTTACGGGCCGATCTGGTTGGGTTTCGCCAATTCCGTGAGTGCGGCGGGCATGATCGCCACGGTCTCGGGCGTGATCCTTGGACTGGCCTGTCTGGTCGGGCCGCGCCGCGCGCGCGTGGGCGTGTCGGCCGGGGCGTGA
- a CDS encoding metal ABC transporter permease, with protein sequence MAAFLDALTLQAGYNAALVAIGAALLGFAAGTAGTFLFLRKRALVSDAVAHATLPGVGIAFLVMVALGGEGRSLLGLLVGSAISAWVGLLLVDWIARRTRLAEDAAIGAVLSVFFGFGVVLLTVIQTLDRGRQAGLEDFLLGSTAGMLMQDAQIIAIGGALVVALIWMLRRPMTLVSFDAGYAATMGVDTRRIDLAMMALVMAVTVIGLKLVGLILIVALLIIPAVTARFWTNRVELVLWTAGAIGGLSGFVGAALSASAPDLPTGPIIVLIAAGFFALSLILAPARGVLAAGLAHRRFQARVHRRQGLLALVRGEPIHDPLTLRILRAEGVIRADGVATDKGRALAAKIARDERRWDVARRVHQDTSLTGRYDGLTPIEEVFTADQIADFDARLGPPQPVAG encoded by the coding sequence ATGGCGGCTTTCCTTGACGCGCTGACGCTGCAGGCGGGCTACAACGCGGCCCTTGTCGCCATCGGGGCGGCGCTTTTGGGGTTTGCCGCGGGGACTGCGGGAACCTTTTTGTTCCTGCGCAAGCGCGCGCTCGTGTCCGATGCGGTGGCCCATGCGACATTGCCCGGTGTCGGCATCGCCTTTCTGGTCATGGTGGCACTGGGCGGCGAGGGGCGGAGCCTTCTTGGTCTCCTCGTCGGCTCGGCCATCAGTGCCTGGGTCGGATTGCTGCTGGTCGACTGGATCGCACGCCGCACGCGTCTGGCCGAGGATGCCGCCATCGGGGCGGTTCTGTCGGTCTTTTTCGGCTTTGGCGTCGTGCTGTTGACCGTGATCCAGACGCTGGATCGCGGGCGGCAGGCAGGGCTTGAGGATTTTCTTCTGGGCTCGACCGCGGGCATGCTGATGCAGGATGCGCAGATCATCGCCATCGGCGGCGCGCTGGTGGTGGCGCTGATCTGGATGTTGCGCCGCCCCATGACGCTTGTCAGTTTCGATGCGGGGTATGCGGCAACCATGGGTGTCGATACGCGGCGGATCGATCTGGCCATGATGGCGCTGGTCATGGCCGTGACCGTGATCGGGCTGAAGCTGGTGGGGCTGATCCTGATCGTGGCGCTTTTGATCATTCCAGCGGTCACCGCGCGGTTCTGGACCAATCGGGTAGAGCTCGTGCTGTGGACGGCGGGGGCCATCGGGGGCCTGTCGGGCTTTGTCGGTGCCGCGCTGTCGGCCTCGGCACCCGACCTGCCGACCGGGCCGATCATCGTGCTGATCGCGGCGGGTTTTTTCGCGCTCTCCCTGATCCTTGCGCCCGCGCGGGGTGTTCTGGCGGCGGGCTTGGCCCATCGCCGGTTCCAGGCGCGGGTGCATCGTCGGCAGGGGCTCTTGGCGCTGGTCAGGGGCGAGCCGATCCATGATCCCCTGACCCTGCGCATCCTGCGGGCCGAAGGGGTGATCCGCGCCGATGGGGTCGCCACCGACAAGGGCAGGGCGCTTGCGGCCAAGATCGCGCGGGATGAACGCCGCTGGGACGTGGCGCGGCGTGTCCACCAGGATACGAGCCTGACCGGGCGCTACGACGGTCTGACGCCCATCGAAGAGGTGTTCACCGCCGACCAGATCGCCGATTTCGACGCGCGGCTGGGGCCGCCGCAGCCGGTGGCGGGCTAG
- a CDS encoding metal ABC transporter ATP-binding protein codes for MGETLTLAATDGQATGRGGDPSSPLALRGLTVSYGEKPALFSVDATFPAGAMSAIIGPNGAGKSTLLKASLGLIARVSGQVTVFGQPMEAARDRIAYVPQRASVDWDFPTTVLDVVLMGRYRKLGLFGRVSRAERALATGALARVGMEGFADRQIGQLSGGQQQRVFLARALAQEADLYLLDEPFAGVDAATERAIIDVLKDLKAQGKSVIAVHHDLSTVTAYFDHVFLVNVRAMAEGPVATTFTPAALAETYGGRLAATQLADLALTTG; via the coding sequence ATGGGCGAAACGCTGACACTCGCGGCAACGGATGGGCAGGCGACGGGCCGGGGGGGCGATCCCTCCAGCCCGCTTGCCCTGCGCGGCCTGACGGTCAGCTATGGCGAAAAGCCTGCGCTTTTCTCGGTCGATGCGACCTTTCCGGCGGGGGCGATGTCGGCCATCATCGGCCCGAACGGCGCGGGGAAATCCACGCTGCTCAAGGCTTCTCTCGGCCTGATTGCGCGTGTCTCGGGGCAGGTCACGGTCTTTGGCCAGCCGATGGAGGCCGCGCGCGACCGCATCGCCTATGTGCCGCAGCGCGCCAGTGTCGATTGGGATTTTCCCACCACGGTTCTCGATGTCGTGCTGATGGGCCGATACCGCAAGCTGGGCCTGTTCGGTCGCGTGAGCCGCGCCGAGCGGGCGCTTGCGACAGGGGCGCTTGCCCGCGTGGGGATGGAGGGGTTCGCCGACCGCCAGATCGGGCAATTGTCGGGCGGCCAGCAGCAACGCGTGTTCCTGGCCCGCGCCCTTGCGCAGGAGGCTGATCTTTACCTGCTCGACGAGCCCTTTGCAGGCGTGGATGCCGCGACCGAGCGCGCCATCATCGACGTGCTGAAAGACCTCAAGGCGCAGGGGAAATCCGTCATCGCGGTGCATCACGACCTGTCGACGGTGACGGCCTATTTCGACCATGTGTTTCTTGTGAATGTCCGCGCCATGGCCGAGGGGCCGGTCGCCACGACCTTTACCCCCGCAGCGCTGGCCGAAACCTATGGCGGGCGGCTGGCCGCGACGCAGCTTGCCGATCTTGCCCTGACCACGGGCTGA